One window of the Triticum dicoccoides isolate Atlit2015 ecotype Zavitan chromosome 3B, WEW_v2.0, whole genome shotgun sequence genome contains the following:
- the LOC119280204 gene encoding nitrate regulatory gene2 protein-like, with product MGCAPSHDALAATAAAAARATRRRAAAAAASSSSASSRRARDPAAVCRQRVALIRAAADRRFALAAAHAAYFRSLAAVGGALRRFAAAALLPATPDPAASPVLTLPPSPDLAKPPQHAVASSAAAAAASSLPPSPDSSSSTVSPLSHSLSVSSDDDDEEHLHALDHSRRARLRGHAPPPTATTQHQHRHYMRNSATVPTVVYEDPYAEYAEAAASYSYGYGSAYTYGPYGEPVAEEARPRRPPPTPPPPEASPWDFLDLFTPTPYDQFLEDYSRGMPGEAADGDRNLPTNSPNYANYAELRRMEGIPELEDEAELGPAQPSTSAVVEDQRVKGKTPAPGPTTNAARPNGTSSSEVKPQSKGSSGANAEAEKPLPRNDSVPSNAGSGSNSKKGGRTDAVSLKGANFDDIAGSNSSSEKKKKKGVPFGENGGDIVGGSSTGKKGAAIDEAGSIVDADGAGGSHGKSVRSAMTVSSESFSPLHNGERDVVEAMEEVKERFEEALHCGDEVSRMLEVGKVPHRTAPKVLRYFSSRVMEPMSLSVPSSSYCVPKRERRSRLPTTSASYANGREHRDGSLCSTLEKLCVWEKKLYQEVKDEEKLRTLYEKKYNRLKSLDEQGAEPDAIETARSSVRDLRSKITINIKTAKAFSSKIEKIRDEELYPQLVDLIQGLRRMWKAVLECHEKQLSAIRDSRLHLLKARTVSQSAAAELATLELERELTKWYRCFNKWTSSQRSYVEALNGWLRRWFPEVQDEEDAPDGAPPFSPGKLGARPIFVVSNDWFRAIDLVPKSDALKSIDHFSKLVHELRKSQEDEQRQKRKVDHASRDYNKRREALQRELGPGTGTGTSTDTVALPEDRGNYTVDLHKMRRRLDSEMAKHDEVVRHVHFAASATLPVGFVPALEQIAGFFHGNLQVYARIRTDGDGAGAHGPPTEARRPHLG from the exons ATGGGCTGCGCGCCATCGCACGACGCCCTCGCGGCCACCGCGGCCGCCGCGGCCAGGGCGACGCGGcgccgggccgccgccgccgccgcctcctcgtcctccGCGTCCTCGCGGCGGGCGCGGGACCCCGCGGCGGTGTGCCGGCAGCGGGTGGCGCTGATCCGGGCCGCGGCGGACAGGCGCTTCGCGCTGGCGGCGGCGCACGCGGCCTACTTCCGCTCGCTGGCCGCCGTGGGGGGCGCGCTGCGGCGCTTCGCGGCGGCCGCGCTGCTCCCGGCCAcccccgaccccgccgcctcgcccgTGCTCACCCTCCCGCCCTCCCCCGACCTCGCCAAGCCGCCGCAGCACGccgtcgcctcctccgccgccgccgccgccgcgtcgagcCTCCCGCCGTCCCcggactcctcctcctccaccgtctcGCCCCTCTCCCACTCCCTCTCCGTctcctccgacgacgacgacgaggagcaccTCCACGCGCTCGACCACTCCCGCCGCGCCCGCCTCCGCGGGCACGCGCCGCCCCCGACGGCAACGACGCAGCATCAGCACCGCCACTACATGAGGAACTCCGCCACCGTGCCCACGGTGGTCTACGAGGACCCCTACGCCGAGTACGCCGAGGCCGCGGCCAGCTACAGCTACGGCTACGGGTCCGCGTACACGTACGGCCCCTACGGCGAGCCGGTCGCGGAGGAGGCgaggccgcgccgcccgccgcccacgccgccgcccccggaggCCTCGCCGTGGGACTTCTTGGACCTCTTCACGCCCACGCCCTACGACCAGTTCCTGGAGGACTACTCGCGCGGCATGCCCGGCGAGGCCGCCGACGGGGATCGGAATCTGCCCACCAACAGCCCCAATTACGCCAATTACGCCGAGCTGAGGAGGATGGAGGGGATCCCGGAGCTTGAGGACGAGGCTGAGCTGGGGCCAGCACAGCCATCAACCTCGGCCGTCGTTGAAGATCAGCGCGTGAAGGGGAAGACACCAGCTCCTGGTCCTACCACCAACGCCGCCCGTCCCAATGGCACCTCCTCCTCTGAGGTGAAGCCGCAGAGCAAGGGATCATCTGGTGCCAATGCCGAGGCGGAGAAGCCGCTGCCAAGGAACGATTCAGTGCCGAGCAATGCCGGCTCCGGCTCGAACAGCAAGAAAGGGGGCAGGACCGATGCAGTGAGCTTGAAGGGTGCCAACTTTGATGACATTGCTGGCAGCAACTCCTCctccgagaagaagaagaagaagggtgtgCCATTTGGTGAGAATGGTGGCGACATTGTTGGCGGCAGCTCCACCGGGAAGAAGGGTGCTGCGATTGATGAGGCCGGGTCAATTGTCGATGCAGATGGCGCTGGGGGTAGCCACGGCAAGTCGGTGCGGTCGGCCATGACAGTGAGCAGCGAGTCCTTCTCGCCGTTGCACAATGGGGAGAGAGATGTCGTGGAGGCAATGGAGGAGGTCAAGGAGCGATTCGAGGAGGCACTGCATTGCGGCGATGAGGTctccaggatgctcgaggtgggGAAGGTGCCTCACCGGACGGCGCCCAAAGTTCTTAGAT ATTTCTCTTCCAGGGTGATGGAGCCTATGTCGCTGAGCGTGCCGTCCTCTTCTTACTGCGTTCCAAAGCGGGAAAGGCGCTCGAGGTTACCGACCACCTCAGCTTCATATGCCAACGGCAGAGAACATCGCGACGGAAGTCTCTGTTCAACTCTGGAGAAGCTCTGTGTATGGGAAAAGAAGCTATATCAGGAGGTCAAG GATGAAGAGAAGCTGAGGACTCTGTATGAAAAGAAGTACAACAGGCTGAAGTCGCTAGACGAACAAGGGGCGGAGCCGGATGCGATAGAGACGGCCAGATCGTCGGTGCGGGACCTGCGGTCGAAGATCACCATCAACATCAAAACAGCCAAGGCCTTCTCGTCGAAGATCGAGAAGATTCGGGACGAGGAACTGTACCCTCAGCTTGTTGATCTTATCCAAGG ATTGCGGAGGATGTGGAAGGCAGTTCTGGAATGCCATGAGAAGCAGCTGTCGGCGATAAGGGACAGCAGGCTCCACCTGCTCAAGGCGAGGACGGTGAGCCAGTCCGCCGCCGCGGAATTGGCGACGCTGGAGCTGGAGAGGGAGCTCACGAAATGGTACCGCTGCTTCAACAAGTGGACCAGCTCGCAGAGGTCTTATGTGGAGGCGCTGAACGGATGGCTGAGGAGATGGTTCCCCGAGGTGCAGGACGAGGAAGACGCGCCCGACGGCGCCCCGCCTTTCTCCCCGGGCAAGCTCGGCGCCCGGCCGATATTCGTCGTGTCGAACGACTGGTTCCGGGCCATCGACCTGGTGCCCAAGAGCGACGCGCTGAAGTCGATCGACCACttctcgaagctcgtccacgagctGAGGAAGAGCCAGGAGGACGAGCAGCGGCAGAAGAGGAAGGTCGACCACGCCTCCAGGGACTACAACAAAAGGCGCGAGGCCCTGCAGCGAGAGCTCGGCCCGGGCACCGGCACCGGCACCAGCACCGACACGGTCGCCCTCCCGGAGGACCGCGGCAACTACACCGTCGATCTGCACAAGATGAGGAGGAGACTGGACAGCGAGATGGCCAAGCACGACGAGGTGGTGCGGCACGTCCATTTTGCGGCGTCGGCCACTCTGCCGGTCGGCTTCGTCCCCGCGCTGGAGCAGATCGCCGGCTTCTTCCACGGCAACCTGCAGGTCTACGCGCG